Part of the Flavobacterium alkalisoli genome is shown below.
AATTCAAAATTAGCTTTAAGGCCAATTACCGACATAATATTTTTTACTGCCGACTCTGCCGAGGCTTCGGGTTTATAGGCATGGATATCACCCGTAACAGCTTCTCCGTAATAACTGCACATTTGGGTATATTTTGCCGAAGCAAATACCTTTTGTGCACTAACTCCGGCCGTACTGCATAGGGCAAAACTTAATAGAAAGGCTTTTAAAATCTTCATTTGGCTTAGGAGAATAAATTTGACATTTGGTTTTATATAACATAATACTAACGGAATAAATTAAAGGGTTAGTATACTTTTTAACACCCTTACTAACTATAACGTTATTTGTTAAATAACTGTTAACAGCAAATTTAAACAAACGTTTAATTTAAACAAACGTTTAACTTTGCAGAGAATTTTGAATTCTATATCATGACAGAATACAATGATAAGCAGTTAGAGATACTCAAAGCAGCAGAGATACTGTTTGCCAGCGAGGGCTTTGACGGCACTTCTATAAGAAGTATAGCTAAGGCTGCTAAGGTTAATATTGCAATGATCTCTTATTATTTCGGTTCAAAAGAAAAAATGCTGGAAGCTCTTATTATATACCGTACATCGGATATGAGAATGCAGCTTGACATCATTTCTAAGGAAGATCTTACTCCTTCCGAAAAAGTAGACCGACTTATAGACCTTTACATTTCCCGTATTAATAAGAACAAGTGTATGTACCAGATACTGCACTTTGAGCTTTCCACCAAAAAAAGAATAATGGACATGAAGGCATTTACCGATGTAAAACGCCAGAATATGGAAGCCTTTACCAAAATTATTAATGAAGGGCAGGAACAGGGAATATTTAGAAAAGATGTAAATATTAATCTTATACCCCCTACTATTATGGGTACACTGGTACATTTCCAGATGAACAGGCCTTTCTTTGAGGCTCACTTAGGAATCAGTACCGATGAGGCTTACGAAAACTATATAGAAAACGAGTTAACAATTCACATTAAACAAACCATTAAAGCACTTTTAGTTCATGAAAACTAGATATTTACTGCTGGCCGGGGCGTTATTTCTTTCCGGCATTACTGCAATGCAGGCTCAGGAGAAAAAGTCGCTTACCCTTGATGAGGCCATAGGTCTGGCAGTTACAAAAAGTAATGAGGCGACACTTGCCGATACTAAGGTTTCCACTTCAAAGTATGAAATGGAAAGCGTAAAGAATAATATTTATCCTGAAGTTAAACTTTCAGGGCAATACCAAAGGCTTACAGATCCTAACATTACTCTTAAAATCCCTACAGGAGACAGTAATGACGGAGAAACGGCTTCAGGCTCACCAAAAGTAGACCAGCTTATGTTAGGTATGGCAACTGTGGGTATGCCTTTGTTTTCGGGCTTTAAGCTTAAAAATAGCATAGAGGCTTCAACCGATGCTTATAATGCTGAAAGCTTTAATGCAGCGCATACTAAAGAACAAATTGCAATGCAAACCATTGTATTGTATGTTAACCTTTATAAAGCTCAGGAATCTATAAGCCTTATACAGGAAAACCTGAAAAGCGCTAACCAACGTGTTACTGACTTTACAGCTATGGAGCAAAATGGCATTATTGCCCGTAACGACCTGCTTAAAGCACAGTTACAGGCATCTAACATTGAGCTTTCTCTTGAAGATGCTAAGAAAAGAGCTTCTACCATTAACTACCAGCTGGTAACATTACTAAAGCTTCAGGAAGGTACACAGCTGGAACCAAACTCTTCTTATTTTGAAGAAGCTTCTGAATTAAACACTGCTATTACAGAACAGGATGCCATAAATCAGAGGAATGACCTTGAGGCTTTAAGATGGCAGCAAAAAGCCAGCGAAGCCAACATGAAGGTTGCCAAAGCTGACTACTACCCTACAGTAACACTTTTAGGTGGTTATGCAGCTATTGATATTAAAAACGTATTTCAGGTAACCAATGCAATTAATTTTGGTGTAGGTGTTTCTTATGACATTTCTAATCTGTTTAAAAACGGTAAGCACGTTAAAACTGCTGCCAGCCGTGCAGAAGCTACAAGACAGGAAGTGGAAATACTTACCGACAGAATTAAGGTTCAGGTACAGGATGCCCTTGAAAACTATAACCTTGCCATTAAACAAAACAGGGTTTATACACAAGCCGTTGCCCAGGCGGACGAAAATTACCGTATAGTAAAAGATAAATATGATAACGGCCTTAGCGATACAAACGACCTTTTAGAGGCAGATGTTCAACAGCTACAGGCAAAATTAAACGAAACATTCTCTAAAGCAGATATTACTCAGCGTTACTATGAGCTGCTGAATGTTTCAGGAAAATTAACTAACTCTTTCAATCTTACTCAAACAAAATAATCCTCCATCATGGAAAAAAAGAAAACAAATAAAAAGTTCCTTTTCATACTTATAGCACTTGTAGCTGTTGGCGGAACTTATGGTACATACAAATACCTTCACTCGTTAGCTCATGAAACTACTGATGATGCACAGATAGAAAAAAACATGAGCCCTATTATACCTCGTGTTACCGGATACATTACTAAAGTATATGTAAAAGACAATGACTTTGTAAAAAAAGGCGATACGCTTTTTGTTATAGACGATAAAGATTATGTAGTAAGGGTTGAAGAAGCTAAAGCTGCACTTGCCGCTGCCGAAGGTAGTTTTGCAGTTGCTAAAGCCGATGTAGGAAGCGCTGTTGCTAACGTATCGGTTTCTGAGGCTAACGTACAGTCTACAAAAGGAAACATAGAAGCTGCTAAAGTAAGGCTTTGGAGAGCCACCAACGACTTTGAGCGTTACGAAAACTTATATAAAAATCACTCCATAACTAAACAACAATTTGAGCAGGCGCAAGCCGCAAAGCAAGAGGCTGAAGCACAGTTAAACGTGTTACAGCAACAACAGGCAGCCAGCAACTACCAAAAAAATGCGATTATCTCGAAATCGAATGTGTCCAACAAACAAACGGAAGTTGCTGCTGCTAACATTGAGAAGGCCAAAGCCGCTCTTGATGCTGCAAAACTTAATTTGGATTACACTGTAGTTACCGCTTCTGTAGACGGACAGGTTTCTACTATCGATTTACAGCCGGGACAGCTAGTAGCTCCGGGACAAGCCCTGTTTTACGTTATAAATAATAACGAGACATGGGTAGTGGCTAACTTTAAGGAAACTCAGCTTAACAAAATGACCGAAGGTCAAAAAGTAGTTGTGAAAGTAGATGCTTATCCTGATACCGAGTTTGAAGGTGTATTAACATCTTTCTCTCCTGCTACAGGGTCTCGTTTCTCTTTACTTCCTCCTGATAATGCTACAGGTAACTTTGTTAAGACAGTACAAAGGCTACCGGTAAAAATAAGCTTAACTGAAAATAACGATAAAGAAAAAGTAAAACTACTTCGTCCGGGTATGAACGTAGAAGTAGATGTACATATAAAATAATATGGCAGCAACAGTAACACAGGATGACAGCCTGGTAGAATATGGCTTTAGGCGGGTAATTATTACCATTACCGCGGTACTGTGTGCCCTGCTTGAAATTGTAGATACTACAATTGTAAACGTAGCATTAAACCAAATGCGCGGTACACTGGGTGCAACCCTTACCGACATTGCGTGGGTAATTACTGCCTATGCTATTGCTAATGTTATTATTATACAATGACAAGCTGGCTGTCTCAGCAGTTTGGACGACGAAATTATTTTGCCGTATCTATTATAGTATTTACCGTAGCTTCGTTTTTATGTGGTAATGCCACTAATATATGGGAGCTTGTATTCTTTAGGTTCATACAAGGTATGGGTGGTGGTGCTCTGCTGGTAACAGCACAAACTATTATTACCGAGAGTTACCCGGCCGAAAAAAGAGGTATGGCACAGGCCATATATGGTATGGGTGTAATTGTAGGACCTACATTGGGTCCGCCGCTTGGTGGTTATATTGTAGATCACTATCACTGGGGATGGATATTTTATATAAACGTTCCGTTAGGTATTATCGCTACCCTTCTTACACTTATGTATGTAAAGAGCCCTAAATATGGCGAAAAGCTTAAACCTAATCAGGTAGACTGGTGGGGTATTGTTTTCCTGGCCTCGTTTATCGGTTCGCTACAATATGTGCTGGAACACGGACAGCAGGATGACTGGTTTGCCGATCCAACCATTATAATGCTGAGTATTATATCTGTATTTGGATTACTGGCATTTATATGGCGGGAAATGACCTACCAATACCCTATTGTAAACCTAAGCGTCCTCAAGGACAGTAACCTGCGTATAGGTACTATAATGTGTTTTATACTTGGTTTCGGTTTATATGGTTCAACATTTATCGTCCCTATATATACACAGTCGGTTTTAGGGTGGACAGCTCTTGAAACGGGATTATTATTAATACCCAGTTCATTAACAACAGCCTTCATGATGCCTATAATAGGTAGGTTAATACAAAAAGGAGTACCACAAACCTATATGGTTGCCGTTGGTTTCCTTGTGTTCTTCTTCTTTACCTTCTGGATGCATAACATCATTACTAATGATACGGGAGAAGAACACATGTTCTGGCCACTTATTATGCGAGGTATGGGACTTGGATTACTATTTGTACCTATTACCACACTATCACTTTCTACCCTAAAAGGTAAAGGTATTGGTGAGGGAGCAGCATTTACAGGTATGATGCGCCAGCTAGGTGGTTCTTTTGGTATCGCCATCATTACCACTTTTATTTCAAGATTTGGCCAACAGCACAGGGTAGATTTAATATCTCACCTTGATAAAGCAAGCTTTGCGGTACAGCAACGTGTAGAAGGATTAAAACACAGCTTTATGGGCAAAGGTTTCTCTGAAAGTGAATCGTTAGCTAAGGCATATCAGATACTTGACTTTAACGTAACTAAGCAGGCAACCATACTATCTTATATGGATGTATTTATGTACCTGGGTATACTATTCTTATTATGTATACCGTTTATACTGCTTGTTAAACGCGGAAAAGGTAAAGTAGATATGAGTGAGGCAATGCATTAAAATTGTTTTGGTTATTTAATATAGTAACATTAGGCTTTTGCCAAAGTGTTCAAACAAAAAACTCCGAAGGCAACTTCGGAGTTTTTTATGTTTTATAAGTTTCTATCTTGTAAAAACCAGCTTATTGCCTTTAGATAATTTGGCGTCAAATTTATAGCCTTCATAATCAAAACCTTTTAATCCGCTAAGGGAACGTATATTATGGTCTATTATATAACGTACCATCATACCCCTCGCCTTCTTGGCAAAAAAGCTTATCATTTTAAGTTTACCGTCTTTGTAATCCTTGAATTCAGGAGTAATTACCGGTACTTTTAAAGCTTTTGTATCTACCGCATCAAAGTATTCCTTACTCGCAAGGTTTACAAACAACTCGTCGTCCTTTAGCTCATCATTTAAGGCCTGAGTAACCGTTTTTTTCCAAAACTCATACAGGTTTTTACTTCCTTCTACAGGTAGCTGAGTACCCATTTCAAGTCGGTAAGGCTGAATCAGGTCAAGCGGTTTTAATACACCATAAAGTCCCGATAGTATCCTTAGGCTATCCTGTAGCTTATTAAGCTTGGTTGTTGGTATGGTATAAGCATCAAGCCCCACATATACATCCCCGTTAAAGGCATACATTGCCGGGCGTGCATTTTTAGTGGTAAACGGTGTTTTCCATTCCTGGTTGCGCTGCCAGTTAAGTTCGGCAAGTTTATCGCTTATGTCCATAAGCTTGCTTAATTCAGCGGGCGATTTTTCTTTAAGTTTTTTATGAATAACCTCACTTTGCTCTAAAAAGGCAGGTTGTGAATTTTTTCTTGTAGGTAATTTTGTTTCAAAATCAAGCGACTTTGCAGGAGATATAACGATCTTCATATACTAATTTGTTATGTTTCAAAGTTAATGATTGTAACATTATCGGCAAAACATATACGAATACTATAAATAAGGAGTTTTCTTATTTAACCATTAACCAACTAAAATAAAATGACAGACTACATTATCAGGACGGAGCACCTTACTTTTCACTATTCCAAAAACCGAAAAGCCCTGGACAATGTTTCCTTAAATGTTCCTAAAGGTTCTATCTATGGTTTTTTGGGTCCTAACGGAGCCGGAAAATCGACAACCATGCGATTATTAACAGGTATACTACCGCAACAGAATAATTCCATTTACTTATTTGGAAAACCGTTGCATAAAGAGCTTCCCGCTTCCTTTAAAAAAATAGGTGCGCTGGTAGAAAGCCCGGCACTTTACCTTCACCTTAGCGGATATGACAACCTTAAATACATTGCAAAACTTCGCGATGTACCCGAAAGCAGGATTAATGAGGTACTGGAACTTGTAGACCTGCAAAGGGATGGCAAAAGAAAAGCAAAAACTTATTCCCTTGGGATGAAACAGCGCCTTGCCATTGCCATTGCTCTACTGGACGAGCCGGAGCTGCTTTTACTGGATGAGCCTGTTAACGGCCTCGACCCTAACGGTATTCAGGATATAAGAAGACTGCTGGTAAAACTTAACAGGGAAAAAGGGATTACCATTTTTGTATCGAGTCACCTTCTTGCCGAAATCGAGAAAATGTGTACCCATGTTGGTATTGTTAGTAAAGGTAAAATTCAGTTTGAAGGTACTATGGAAGAACTTTCCAAAAAATCCGGTCTGTGCAAAATACGTATAACCATAAATGATGCACCGCGTTGGCATGAACAGTTAGTAAAAGACAATCCTACTGTTTTACTGGAAAACAATTCTCAGCTTTCACTGGAACTACCAAACCGCGAAGAAATTCCGGGCTTTACAAAAAACCTTGTAAACAATGGTGCCGAAGTCTATGAGATAAAAATTCTGGACGGCCTTGAAGAATGGTTCATGGCACTCGTAAACTAATATTAACCTTACCAACAACTATATATAATGCAAACTTTTTTAACTGCCTTAAAGGCAGAACATCTTAAAAGAAAAGGGACGGGTGTATATTTAACCTCTATAATAATTGCCGCGATTATCCCAATAATTTATGCTATTATAACTATTATTGAAAATAGAAATATAAAACCGGGACTACCTTATAATTATTTTACCCATACACTTGATGCAATTGTTGAAGCTTTTGCCGGATTCTTTTTTCCGCTTATCATCATAATTTCTGCCAGTAGGCTTACGCAACTGGATCATAAAAATGGTGGATGGCAGCTTATGGAAACCCAACCAATTAAAAAGCTGTCAATATACTTCTCAAAGTTTTCCATATTACTTATAACCAATCTAATTGCTATAGCCACCTATATTATTGTAACCTTTATAGGGAGCTATATAATGTATTCGTTCCTAGATACTCCGGATACTGTTTCGTTCTCTTTTGAGTTTTCTCATGTATTCTGGCTGGTAATAAGACTATTCCTTGCATCACTTACACTTAGTGCACTGCAATATGTTATTTGTGTATTACTGCCAAGTTTTATATGGCCTATTTTAATAGGTGTTGCTATTATTTTAGGATATCTTATTGCTGTAAACTTTATGGTATTCCCGGCATGGTACCCTATGGAAATGTTATATCAGGTAAGCCGTAATCCTGAAGGAAGCCAGTTAGGTTACTGGATTACCTATTCTGAATGTGTTTCTGTTATTTGCAGTCTGTTATTACTTTACATTGGTTTTGAATGGTACAAACACAAAAACTTTGTAAGGGCTTTTGCAGGCAACGGAGCTCGCACAGGCAAACTTGCAGGTGTGGTTATTGTTTTGGGAGGGCTTTTGTGGTATACTCTAATTCCTAATGTTATGGAACCCTATGGTAAGACAGTTATTGCAGGAGAATTTGAAAGTGAAAATAATTTTGACACCTTATATCTGGTTGATAATTTTGTAAATGATACCATAGCTGTAATACCGGTAAAAGACAACAAATTCAACTATCATATAGATAAAAACCTGCCACTCGACTTTTATACACTTAACATGCCTCATGACTTAAAAGGAAATGTAGTGATAGGCAATAACGATAGTGTTTACATTAAAATTAAAGCAAATAAAGATGATGCAGTTGCTGAATATAGAGGTACAAGACTGGCAGAGAATCAATACAAAAAAGAAAAATATACCTTATGGAGTAATGTGAACTACATGCTTCAAAACAACAGTGAACTTGACAAACCCGATTATTTCATACGTGAATTAGTTAAGGAATGGAAAGGTGAGATTGAGGGATCTAAGAATTTTAAAACTACAGATAATTATGTACCGCGTGAAGATTACCGCCTTCAGGAAGAAAGGCTTATTACCATAAAATATCTGGTTTACTGGAACTCTTATGTAAAAAAACGTATAGCCTTATATCCGGATCAGCAAACTTTACCTAATGACGGTATTAAAGAAATGATGGCAAAAGTTCCCCTGGATGATGAAGGATTGTTAAGCGATCAGGACTACTTTAGTTACCTTAAAAACCAGATAATAGCTGATAATAAAGAGGAACTTGATGAAAACACTAAGACCTTACAGGGTATTGAAAAACTTGACAAAGGTACTTTTAGGGATAAAATGCTTTACTGGCAAATGAGAGAAAGCCTGCAACAGGCCTCTAACACTACAGAGAGGGACAGCCTTATGGCAAAGTATACGCCTCTTTTTACAGAAGGCAGGTATATTACACTATTGGCTTCTAAAGTAAACCTTTATAAAACACTTGAAAAAGGAAATAAAGCTCCTTTGTTTGATGGCGTAAGCAATGATAAGAAAAACTACACACTGGATGACTTTAAAGGTAAATATGTTGTTATAGATGTATGGGCCACATGGTGCGGACCATGCAGGGAACAAAGTCCTAAATTTGAACGATTTGCTTTTAAATATAAAGATGAACAGGTGCAGTTTATAGCTTTAAGTGTAGACAGGCGCATAGACAACTGGTATGTGGAAGTAAACCAAAAATCGAAAAGTGTATTACAGCTACATGCTAATAATGTAAGCAAATTTATGAAGGAATATAATGTACAGGGTATACCAAGGTTCATTCTTATTGATCCTGACGGAAACTTTGTAAACTCTGAATTACCTTATCCGTCGGAGGCAAACTTTGAAAAAATGCTTAGGGACGCCCTTAACTTAGGAGAAGAAAAATAATTTTATCTTTGCCCTAAACAGTCCCCAACATGTTTAAGGCTTTAAAGAAACATAAAGATTTAACACTATACAGTTCCAGCCTTGCGTTGCTGCTTTTATTGCTACGCTGGCTGGAATTTCGTTTTTTAGTGCTTAGTACTTCCCTTGACATTTACATTGGTATTATTGCGGCCGTTTTTATGGGGCTAGGCATTTGGCTCGCCTTAAAGCTATTTAAGCCCAAAGCAAAAACCATAGTAGTGGAAAAAGAAGTATACATTACCCCTACTCCGGAATTTGTTCTTAACCAAAACGAACTGGACAACCTTAACCTTACCGCACGCGAACTTGAAGTTTTAGAACTTATGGCAAAAGGAATGAGCAATAAGGAAATTGCCGACCAGCTTTTTGTATCGCTAAACACAATTAAGACACACTCAGGCAAACTTTTTGAAAAAATGGAGGTTAAACGACGTACTCAAGCCGTTGAAAAAGCTAAAAGACTGAGCATCATACCTTAAAACCTATCACCCAAAAGTTGTAACTTTATAAAAAACAGCAAAATCACCCGAAAGGATGAGGCTGTTTTATGTGATATTACCCATTTTTGCACCATAAACAAACAATAAAAACAAATAACAGGTATGACAAAAACTATCTTAACTTACGGTTTAATCGGAGGGGTAATAAGTATCATCGGGTACATAATTACTTTCCTTACAGGACATGAAGACATGACAAATGCCATGATTATTGGCTTTGCATCCATGATTGTGGGCTTCTCTTTAATTTTTGTGGGTATTAAAAATTACAGGGATAAACAGGCCGGGGGGTCTATTACATTTTTAAAAGCATTAAAAATGGGACTGCTTATGTCACTTATTACCTCAACTATATATGTTTTTGTATGGCTTATAGTATTTTACAACTATTACCCGAATTTTGCACAACAATACGGGGATAAGATTGTTGAACAGATGAGGGAAGCAGGAAGTACTGCAGAACAAATAAATGCCCAAATAGCCGAGAATGCAAAAGTTGTTGAGGACTACAAAAATCCTTTGATGGTAATACTTTATACGTATGTTGAAATTTTATGGGTAGGAATAATATTTACGTTACTAGCTGCCCTAATACTTAAAAAGAAACCTAAACAAAATAAAGAAGAATTTAAGGCATGGGCAGAATAACAGGAATAGGCGGATTATTTTTCCGTTCGCAGGACAGTACGGCATTAAGCCAGTGGTATGAAAAGTATTTCGGGATACATTCGGTAGGCAGTGGCAAAATATGGGAACAGGAACAGGGTCCTACGGTATTTGCTCCATTTAAGGCAGATACCAAATATTTTAGCGAAAACCAGCAGTTTATGGTAAACTTCAGGGTTGAAGGACTGGAAGAGTTCCTTGAAATGCTAAAAGCCGATGGAGTACGAATAGATGAAAAGCGCGACGAAGCGTCATTTGGTAAATTTGCCTGGGTTTATGATCCGGAAGGAAATAAAATAGAATTATGGGAACCTATTCCCGAAAATGAATAAATAAAGAGCTGTCTCAAGAGTGTCATTTCGAGCGTAACGCAGTGAAGTCGAGACCCGAGGCTAAAGCCGAACAGGTAAGACAAATCTCAAACCCATATTTAAAGATTTCTCCACAAGGTCGAAATGGAAAAACAGTACATTTTGCTTTTGAGACAGCACTTTTTTTGTACCCTTAAATAATTTATATTTGTTGTAAACTCTTACAGCATGGACAAGTATTCGCAAATAAATGAAAGCATTAGCCGCTATGTTTCTTTTTCTAAAGAGGAACTGGATATTTTAAATTCACTGCTTGAATACAGGGAAGTACCAAAAAAAACCATCATGCTTCATGAAGGGGAAATGTGCAACTTTGAGGCTTTTGTAATTAAGGGCTGTATAAGAAAGTACTATATAGATGCAGGCGGGCAGGAAGTTATCCTTCAGTTTGCTGTAGAAAACTCATGGGTTAGTGATATTTCTTTTAGTATTTATGAAAACAGGCCCAGCCATACATTTATTGAAACATTAGAGGATTGTGAACTCCTTATCTTTACTCCCGAAAGCAAAGAAGAGCTTTTTAAAAAAGCCCCTAGGTTTGAAAGGGCTTTCAGAATACTGTTATACCGTAATCTTGCCGTTACACAGGACAGGCTTTTTAATACCATAGCTAAAACGGCTGTGGACAAATACCTTGAGTTTTTAGACCACTATCCTACCCTGCCACAGCGTGTAGCTCAGCATTACATAGCTTCTTATCTTGGTATTTCTGCTGAATTCCTTAGTAAGGTAAGGGCCAAGATTGCAAAACACTGATAGTTATTTTAAATTTTAAATACTGAATTTTAAATTGCTATAGACAACTTAAACTTTTTGCCTAAAATGTATTTCTTGTCCTAGTTCAATGTTTTGGGTTTTAGTATTACGCAACTTTGTACTGTAATATTAAAACAACCGCTACTATGAACCGAAAAGATTTTATAAAGAAAGGACTGATGGGCACAGGAATGTTTGTTGCCTCATCTGCTGTAGGCGATGCGCTTAAAAATGATATAGACGAAATACAACCACTGGAGCCTATAGGTTACAACCATCTACCTAACGAAGATTCTAAAATAACCGAAAGTACAGTTCTTCATAAAGCAAACACACGCGGCCATGCTAATCATGGCTGGTTAGATTCGCACCACACTTTTAGTTTTGCCAACTATTATAATCCCGACAGGATGCACTTTGGTGTACTAAGGGTACTTAATGACGACCGTGTAGATCCGGGAATGGGTTTTGGTACTCACCCGCACGATAATATGGAAATCATTTCCATTCCGCTGGAGGGAGACCTGGAACATAAAGATAGTATGGGCAATACCGCGGTTATAAAAAATGGAGATATCCAGGTTATGAGTGCCGGTACTGGTATTTACCATAGCGAATACAATAAAGAATAAAGACAAGCTTACCAAGTTTCTTCAAATATGGGTATATCCTAACAAAAGGAATGTTACTCCGCGTTATGACCAGATAACACTAAAGGCAGCCGACAGGCAAAACAAACTGCACAGATACTTTCACCAAACCCTAACGATGCAGGTGTATGGATACATCAGGATGCATGGTTCCACTTAGGAAAGTTTGACAAAGATAAAAGCACTAAATATGACTTTAAGAAAAAGGGTAACGGTGTATATGTGTTTGTTTTAGAAGGTGACTTCAGCATTAACGGTATAAACCTTAACCGCAGGGATGGACTAGGTGTATGGGACAGTAACAGTATTACTATAAAGGCTTTAAGTAAAGGTGCCGAAATATTAATAATGGATGTACCAATGACAGTTTAAAAATCAGTAACTTAATACAGAAATTAAATCAATAACAATTAAAAATTAATAAATTATGTCTGCAACTAAATGGGTAATAGACCCTTCACACTCAGAAATAGGATTTAAAGTAAAACACATGATGTTTACTAACGTTTCAGGAAGCTTCCAGAAGTTTGATGCTTACATTGAAACTAACGGAGACGATTTTGAAAACGCTAAAATAGAATTTACCGGAGAGGTTGATTCTATCACAACAGGTAGTGCCGACAGGGATGGACACCTTTTAAGCGCCGACTTTTTTGACGCTGCACAATTCCCTAAATTAAGTTTCTCTGCTACTTCTTTCACTAAAGAAGACGAAGGAGAGTATACTCTTAAAGGAGACCTTACTTTACACGGGGTTACAAAACCGGTAAAACTTGACGTAGAATTTGGCGGACTTGCAAAAGACCCTTGGGGTAATACCAAAACAGGTTTCTCTATTACAGGTAAAATAAACCGTAAAGACTGGGGCCTAAACTGGAACTCAGCTCTTGAAGCCGGTGGTGTTCTTGTTGGTGAGGAAGTTAAACTTGCTATAGAATTACAGTTTATTAAACAGTAACTGGTTTACCTTTATATATGTTTCCCGAAACCTGCGGTTCCTTTTAACGGACCGCAGGTTTTTTTATTGTTTCTATTATTATTTTAAATTTGCC
Proteins encoded:
- a CDS encoding DUF4199 domain-containing protein, whose translation is MTKTILTYGLIGGVISIIGYIITFLTGHEDMTNAMIIGFASMIVGFSLIFVGIKNYRDKQAGGSITFLKALKMGLLMSLITSTIYVFVWLIVFYNYYPNFAQQYGDKIVEQMREAGSTAEQINAQIAENAKVVEDYKNPLMVILYTYVEILWVGIIFTLLAALILKKKPKQNKEEFKAWAE
- a CDS encoding VOC family protein, with translation MGRITGIGGLFFRSQDSTALSQWYEKYFGIHSVGSGKIWEQEQGPTVFAPFKADTKYFSENQQFMVNFRVEGLEEFLEMLKADGVRIDEKRDEASFGKFAWVYDPEGNKIELWEPIPENE
- a CDS encoding Crp/Fnr family transcriptional regulator, with amino-acid sequence MDKYSQINESISRYVSFSKEELDILNSLLEYREVPKKTIMLHEGEMCNFEAFVIKGCIRKYYIDAGGQEVILQFAVENSWVSDISFSIYENRPSHTFIETLEDCELLIFTPESKEELFKKAPRFERAFRILLYRNLAVTQDRLFNTIAKTAVDKYLEFLDHYPTLPQRVAQHYIASYLGISAEFLSKVRAKIAKH
- a CDS encoding YceI family protein — encoded protein: MSATKWVIDPSHSEIGFKVKHMMFTNVSGSFQKFDAYIETNGDDFENAKIEFTGEVDSITTGSADRDGHLLSADFFDAAQFPKLSFSATSFTKEDEGEYTLKGDLTLHGVTKPVKLDVEFGGLAKDPWGNTKTGFSITGKINRKDWGLNWNSALEAGGVLVGEEVKLAIELQFIKQ